One genomic window of Leptospira paudalimensis includes the following:
- a CDS encoding mannose-1-phosphate guanylyltransferase, whose product MAKLPKETPVVLIMAGGKGERFWPRSRTNSPKQLQKVYSNKTLLKETIDRALTITSLDRIYIGTNATLKAEILKKDPKFPSGNFIIEPEGKNTAPIIALSALYFQKKYGNPNLIVLSADAFIDPVKEFTKTIEQALFETENGMVLLGVKPNRPEVGYGYISTGKPTDVGYTVKAFFEKPDFKTALKYIKKKNFYWNPGIFLFRTETILSELERHAPHILGPLKNGFPFKNFGDLKTAFQMLPSEAIDTAIMEKSNRIRMVEATFNWDDVGSWMSLERILPGDKEKNHHQGKEVHYHKASGNISSVQKELITFLGVKDLIVVEEPDVLLITSREGVGDIKAMLSNMRKNKVLQKYLD is encoded by the coding sequence ATGGCAAAATTACCAAAAGAAACCCCTGTTGTTTTGATTATGGCAGGAGGGAAAGGGGAGAGGTTTTGGCCTCGTTCCCGTACCAATTCCCCCAAACAGCTCCAGAAAGTTTATTCGAACAAAACCCTTCTCAAAGAGACAATCGACAGAGCCCTAACCATCACATCATTGGATCGCATTTACATTGGGACCAATGCAACTCTGAAGGCAGAAATTCTCAAAAAAGATCCTAAATTCCCATCTGGAAATTTTATCATCGAACCAGAAGGAAAAAACACAGCACCTATCATTGCCCTTTCTGCACTTTACTTCCAAAAAAAATACGGAAATCCCAACCTCATTGTACTTTCTGCAGATGCGTTTATTGATCCTGTCAAAGAGTTCACAAAAACCATCGAACAAGCCTTGTTCGAAACAGAAAATGGAATGGTTTTACTTGGGGTAAAACCAAACCGACCTGAAGTTGGATATGGATACATTAGTACGGGGAAACCAACTGATGTAGGTTACACGGTGAAAGCATTTTTTGAAAAACCTGATTTCAAAACCGCGCTTAAATACATCAAAAAGAAGAATTTTTATTGGAATCCGGGGATCTTTCTTTTCCGCACGGAAACCATTCTGTCGGAACTGGAACGACATGCGCCACATATCCTAGGTCCATTAAAAAATGGATTTCCATTTAAGAACTTCGGGGATTTAAAAACTGCATTCCAGATGTTACCTTCTGAAGCCATCGACACTGCGATCATGGAAAAATCCAATCGTATCCGAATGGTGGAAGCTACTTTCAATTGGGATGATGTTGGATCGTGGATGTCTCTCGAACGCATTTTGCCAGGGGACAAAGAGAAAAACCACCACCAAGGAAAAGAAGTACATTACCACAAAGCTTCAGGGAATATTTCCTCCGTTCAAAAAGAGCTCATCACATTTCTTGGTGTGAAAGATCTAATCGTTGTGGAAGAACCAGATGTACTCCTTATCACTTCGCGTGAAGGAGTGGGTGATATCAAAGCGATGTTATCCAATATGAGGAAAAATAAAGTTTTACAAAAGTACCTCGACTAG
- the hfq gene encoding RNA chaperone Hfq: MSAKNNIQDQLLNTARKEKIDLTIYLLNGVPLKGKVVSFDNFTIILENENKQNLVYKHAISTIIPAKPIKLHSEETPKEAGGA, encoded by the coding sequence ATGTCGGCAAAAAATAACATCCAAGACCAACTTTTAAACACAGCAAGAAAAGAGAAAATTGATCTCACCATCTACTTGTTAAATGGAGTTCCTTTAAAAGGAAAAGTTGTCAGTTTTGACAATTTCACCATCATTCTAGAAAATGAAAACAAACAGAATTTGGTATACAAACATGCCATTTCGACCATCATTCCCGCAAAACCGATCAAACTTCACAGCGAGGAAACTCCGAAAGAAGCAGGTGGGGCTTAA
- the miaA gene encoding tRNA (adenosine(37)-N6)-dimethylallyltransferase MiaA, whose translation MILPILGGPTGSGKTSLTQALDPKRFEIVSFDSRQVYRDLPVGTTAPTPEEFSHIRHWLVGFLNANESINANQFSLLAREAISDIQGRGKIPILIGGTGFYLRAFLLGMFPVPNVPKDTKDYVLELPLEEARMMLQTKDPRAMESLSMQDGYRIKRALEVVLTGVLWSEVSKQTVGGYLQDHPEVKMIGHWLDWPRDILYKRINARVNQIVSGMLEETKEVISKYGPNCPGLRTLGYNFALAFLNGTIDINTFIEQLAQSHRNYAKRQITWFKKESFLSPISFDAAVQLYTNIEQR comes from the coding sequence GTGATCCTTCCCATCCTTGGTGGACCTACCGGTTCCGGAAAAACCTCTCTTACCCAAGCCCTTGACCCAAAACGTTTCGAAATTGTTTCTTTTGACTCTCGCCAAGTCTACCGGGATTTACCGGTAGGCACAACGGCTCCCACTCCCGAAGAATTTTCCCATATCCGCCACTGGCTCGTTGGTTTTTTGAATGCAAACGAATCCATCAATGCCAATCAGTTCTCCCTGCTTGCAAGAGAAGCCATTTCCGATATCCAAGGTAGAGGGAAAATTCCCATTCTGATTGGTGGGACAGGATTTTATCTCCGCGCATTTCTATTAGGGATGTTTCCCGTACCAAATGTACCAAAAGATACCAAAGATTATGTTTTGGAACTTCCATTAGAAGAAGCAAGGATGATGCTCCAAACAAAAGACCCGAGAGCAATGGAAAGTCTGTCTATGCAAGATGGATACCGCATCAAACGTGCTTTGGAAGTTGTACTCACAGGAGTTTTGTGGTCAGAGGTATCAAAACAAACTGTAGGCGGATATTTACAAGACCATCCAGAAGTGAAAATGATTGGGCACTGGTTGGATTGGCCACGTGACATTCTCTACAAACGCATCAATGCCCGAGTGAATCAGATCGTTAGTGGTATGTTAGAGGAAACGAAAGAAGTGATTTCGAAGTACGGACCAAACTGTCCTGGGTTACGAACCTTGGGTTACAATTTTGCGCTTGCATTCTTAAATGGAACGATAGACATTAATACATTCATTGAACAGTTGGCGCAAAGTCACAGAAATTATGCAAAAAGGCAAATTACTTGGTTCAAAAAAGAATCATTCCTTTCGCCCATTTCTTTTGATGCCGCTGTCCAATTGTATACAAATATAGAACAAAGATAG
- a CDS encoding FYDLN acid domain-containing protein, with protein sequence MVAKKAAKKQAPPKKKAVAKEKPSKDAKSSSPKEDKKKAVVGSKAPATKAKVVPAPKTATAPKDKPAPQAKAPAVKIDPNNPLGKKFNCYSCGTKFYDLNKPEKKCPKCGADQLAKPAIKSRMAAIRSSEYEVEEEEEPVIEDDELLEETEELEETEEEEVVAEEEE encoded by the coding sequence ATGGTCGCAAAAAAAGCAGCAAAGAAACAAGCACCGCCCAAAAAGAAAGCGGTTGCCAAAGAAAAACCGAGTAAGGACGCCAAGTCCTCTTCCCCGAAGGAAGATAAAAAAAAGGCCGTAGTCGGGTCCAAAGCCCCTGCTACGAAGGCGAAGGTTGTACCTGCGCCTAAAACAGCCACAGCTCCGAAGGACAAACCGGCCCCTCAAGCCAAAGCTCCTGCTGTGAAAATTGATCCGAACAACCCCCTCGGAAAGAAGTTTAACTGTTACTCCTGTGGAACGAAGTTTTATGATTTGAACAAACCTGAAAAAAAATGTCCGAAATGCGGAGCTGACCAGTTGGCAAAACCTGCGATCAAATCTCGTATGGCTGCCATTCGCAGTTCGGAATATGAAGTGGAAGAAGAGGAAGAACCAGTCATTGAAGATGATGAACTCTTAGAAGAAACTGAGGAATTGGAAGAGACCGAAGAAGAGGAGGTCGTTGCCGAGGAAGAGGAGTGA
- a CDS encoding pyridoxine 5'-phosphate synthase, with product MTQLSVNVNKIATLRNSRGGSIPNVLKLSEIILDSGAHGITVHPRSDERHITKQDVFELKEFLESYNEKITKLGISKKEYNIEGEPSERFLELVLKAKPDQATLVPVKPGEITSDHGFDFRDPNTFVTLKPIVEAFRKEGIRVSLFMETDFTFYDQVTLLGAERIELYTGPFAHAFDADVREGVQIFESYKQAAFEANKRGLGVNAGHDLDTKNLQVFAKLPFLAEVSIGHRLMAQSLVDGLGNTVKEYLKVLSQGNES from the coding sequence ATGACCCAATTAAGTGTCAATGTCAACAAGATCGCCACTCTCCGCAATTCTAGGGGAGGTTCCATTCCAAATGTTCTGAAATTGTCAGAAATCATATTAGATTCTGGTGCCCACGGGATTACAGTTCACCCTCGATCTGATGAAAGGCATATCACCAAACAAGATGTATTCGAATTAAAGGAATTTTTGGAATCTTACAACGAAAAAATTACTAAATTAGGAATTTCTAAAAAAGAATACAATATTGAGGGCGAACCAAGTGAACGGTTTTTGGAGCTTGTCCTTAAGGCAAAACCAGACCAAGCCACTCTTGTTCCCGTGAAACCAGGCGAAATCACATCGGACCATGGATTTGATTTTAGGGATCCGAATACTTTTGTGACGCTAAAACCGATCGTAGAGGCATTTCGAAAAGAAGGAATCCGAGTGTCTCTCTTTATGGAAACTGATTTTACGTTTTATGACCAAGTCACTCTACTCGGTGCCGAACGGATTGAACTGTATACAGGTCCATTTGCCCACGCATTTGATGCAGATGTAAGGGAAGGCGTTCAAATTTTTGAATCCTATAAGCAGGCTGCGTTTGAGGCAAACAAACGAGGGTTAGGTGTCAATGCCGGACATGACCTTGATACGAAGAATTTACAAGTATTTGCAAAACTTCCTTTCCTTGCAGAAGTTTCGATTGGCCATCGACTCATGGCCCAAAGTTTGGTCGATGGATTAGGGAATACGGTAAAAGAATATCTTAAAGTTCTTTCGCAAGGAAACGAATCTTAA
- a CDS encoding tetratricopeptide repeat protein — translation MHNIDGDMRSFVVLIFALSLWFCSSEPEKNPNRDPYSLETLLFLEEVLLDVWENPSAKEDAMSRLRYVCRTKDTDDGYLCYMWGLLEYQRGNYNESYAGFRKALEKNPNDTLYKNMLRMSAEKSGNLADLKAHSYDGEVLASLSELDKQCKEEKSPNFSTFQFLIERGVFTKESLKRGSFSNCFQKLEPNEQISLQKLIRNPNVSYKERLYADQMKSDPFTKIWDTSSYHRGELGKEMVGGTQGAVSATVSSNAEGNPSLVSGSNRPSPITEAWRKVKLASLSGNETQAKEAFKQFISEVRLSKTKGKSEAMMATALERAAKLLLEQDPSYVKIRFLAKEL, via the coding sequence CCTTTCTCTCTGGTTTTGTTCCTCCGAGCCAGAAAAGAACCCAAATCGTGATCCATATAGTTTGGAAACCCTTCTTTTTTTGGAAGAGGTATTACTTGATGTTTGGGAAAACCCTTCGGCAAAAGAAGATGCAATGTCTCGACTAAGATATGTTTGCCGAACTAAAGATACTGACGATGGATATTTATGTTACATGTGGGGTCTTCTGGAATACCAACGTGGCAATTACAATGAAAGTTATGCTGGTTTTCGAAAGGCTTTAGAAAAAAATCCAAACGACACCCTTTACAAAAACATGTTACGTATGTCCGCCGAAAAATCAGGAAACCTTGCGGATTTAAAAGCTCATTCGTATGATGGAGAAGTCCTCGCTTCTCTTTCTGAATTGGATAAACAATGCAAAGAGGAAAAATCCCCAAACTTTTCCACCTTTCAATTTTTGATCGAACGAGGTGTTTTCACCAAGGAATCCTTAAAACGTGGCAGTTTTTCGAATTGTTTCCAAAAATTAGAACCTAATGAACAAATTTCTCTTCAAAAACTAATCCGTAATCCCAATGTATCCTACAAGGAAAGGTTGTATGCGGACCAGATGAAGTCGGATCCGTTTACGAAAATTTGGGATACTTCCTCTTACCACCGTGGTGAATTGGGTAAGGAAATGGTGGGCGGAACACAAGGTGCAGTTTCTGCGACTGTCTCATCCAATGCAGAAGGAAATCCTTCCCTCGTTTCTGGGTCCAATCGCCCCTCTCCAATAACAGAGGCATGGCGTAAGGTAAAACTTGCTTCGCTTTCAGGGAATGAAACCCAGGCAAAAGAAGCCTTTAAACAATTTATTTCCGAAGTACGTCTTTCCAAAACAAAAGGTAAGTCGGAAGCGATGATGGCAACCGCTTTAGAACGAGCAGCAAAATTATTACTCGAACAAGACCCGAGTTACGTTAAGATTCGTTTCCTTGCGAAAGAACTTTAA